In Drosophila bipectinata strain 14024-0381.07 chromosome 2R, DbipHiC1v2, whole genome shotgun sequence, one genomic interval encodes:
- the LOC108122958 gene encoding uncharacterized protein: protein MFWWAYILSYLCFSEAAALLESSRVSRKYQDRESSKLIDVLVDKRRKRLLGGEMYDDQIQVSRAAETKFLDESKEIYLRHNKYLSAPLRLYADWGYTMDSKSPLKEECHSTAYYPNYSWLAVKKRNSLIREPRRFLTSVRTEMYEKADAEKCHTPEMTNVLDFLDCQIRRHMRLELEIPKYPDVPK from the exons GGTGGGCCTACATTCTGTCCTATCTGTGCTTCTCCGAGGCAGCTGCTTTGTTGGAGTCCTCAAGGGTGTCCAGGAAATATCAAGACCGGGAAAGTTCCAAACTGATCGATGTGCTGGTGGACAAACGTAGGAAAAGGCTCCTAGGTGGGGAGATGTATGACGACCAGATACAAGTATCAAGAGCTGCTGAGACCAAATTTTTGGATGAATCTAAGGAAATATACCTCAGacataataaatatttgtcaGCACCCTTGCGACTATACGCCGATTGGG GCTATACCATGGATTCCAAAAGTCCTCTCAAGGAGGAATGCCACTCAACGGCCTACTATCCCAACTATTCCTGGTTGGCTGTCAAAAAGAGGAACTCGCTGATTAGGGAACCACGTAGATTTTTAACCAGCGTGCGAACAGAAATGTACGAAAAGGCTGATGCTGAGAAATGCCACACGCCGGAAATGACGAATGTTCTTGACTTTTTGGATTGTCAAATACGCAGGCATATGCGACTGGAGCTGGAAATTCCTAAATACCCCGACGTCCCAAAGTAA
- the Mgat1 gene encoding alpha-1,3-mannosyl-glycoprotein 2-beta-N-acetylglucosaminyltransferase yields MRSRKVLLVIGFLVTWTYATYYLLLRNTGVANTRNQAHQSYRINSQAREANQKSRDLARNVFEFVKIKYKDKSLPATTPQISIVAAEISAELPEQLMAKPTPGRIPTKTYLANGDPVFPVIVFACNRVSVKKCLDNLVQYRPSVEQFPIIVSQDCGDEPTKEVILSYGNKVTLIEQPDQSDIKVLPKEKKFKGYYKIARHYGWALNTTFGVGFEFAIIVEDDLNVAPDFFEYFLGTHKLLKQDPSLWCVSAWNDNGKAAVVDAAQPELLYRTDFFPGLGWMLTKDLWSELSVKWPKSFWDDWIRHPAQRKDRVCIRPEISRTRTFGKIGVSNGLFFDKYLKHIKLSEDFVQFTKINMSYLLKDNYDNTFLRRVYTYPIVTYDELRRNLIRIDGPVRIQYTTREQYKRITKMLGLMDDFKSGVPRTAYHGIVSFYYNKRRVHLAPNANWKQYELSWS; encoded by the exons ATGCGGTCGCGCAAGGTGCTTTTGGTGATCGGTTTTCTGGTTACGTGGACATACGCCACCTACTACCTGCTTCTGCGCAACACGGGTGTCGCTAACACCAGGAACCAGGCGCACCAATCGTACCGGATCAACTCGCAGGCCCGTGAGGCGAACCAGAAGAGCCGTGACTTGGCCAGGAACGTTTTTGAATTTGTCAAAATCAAGTACAAGGACAAGAGCTTGCCGGCCACAACGCCCCAGATTAGTATAGTGGCCGCTGAGATATCTGCCGAGCTGCCGGAACAGCTCATGGCCAAACCTACGCCTGGACGGATACCAACAAAAACATATCTGGCCAATGGCGACCCCGTCTTCCCCGTCATAGTCTTCGCCTGCAACAGGGTATCGGTGAAAAAGTGCCTCGATAACCTTGTTCAGTACCGGCCCAGCGTCGAGCAGTTCCCCATAATTGTCTCACAG GATTGCGGTGATGAACCCACAAAGGAAGTGATTCTCTCGTACGGCAACAAGGTCACCCTAATCGAGCAGCCCGATCAGAGCGACATCAAGGTGCTTCCCAAGGAAAAGAAGTTCAAGGGATACTATAAGATAGCCCGTCACTATGGCTGGGCGCTCAACACCACGTTCGGGGTTGGCTTCGAGTTTGCGATCATCGTCGAGGATGATTTGAATGTGGCGCCGGATTTCTTTGAATACTTCCTGGGCACTCATAAGCTACTGAAGCAGGACCCCAGCCTGTGGTGCGTGTCCGCGTGGAATGACAACGGGAAGGCAGCGGTAGTGGATGCGGCGCAACCGGAGCTGCTTTACCGCACCGACTTCTTCCCGGGTCTCGGATGGATGCTCACCAAAGACCTGTGGTCCGAACTCTCGGTGAAATGGCCCAAATC TTTTTGGGATGATTGGATCCGACACCCAGCTCAGAGGAAAGACCGTGTGTGCATTAGGCCGGAAATATCGCGCACCCGTACGTTTGGAAAAATAGGCGTATCCAA CGGTCTGTTCTTTGATAAGTATCTGAAGCACATTAAACTCAGTGAGGACTTTGTACAGTTCACGAAAATCAATATGAGCTATTTGCTGAAG GACAATTACGATAATACGTTCCTGCGCCGAGTTTACACGTACCCCATTGTCACGTATGATGAGCTGCGACGCAATCTAATAAG AATTGATGGGCCTGTTCGTATTCAATATACTACGCGAGAGCAATATAAGCGTATAACCAAGATGCTGGGTTTGATGGACGATTTTAAG AGTGGCGTTCCTCGAACTGCCTACCACGGTATCGTTTCCTTCTACTACAATAAACGCCGTGTGCACTTGGCTCCGAACGCCAACTGGAAGCAGTACGAGCTATCGTGGAGCTAA
- the lms gene encoding ventral anterior homeobox 2b — translation MNSSSAMRRYPHSFSIEQILAKPQVPSASSFQLISSGSPQGQDDGGRGSICDVSRASSPATSSCQEDTLDDGKSDIELTSDDGNALGDDRKKRPRTAFSAAQIKALETEFERGKYLSVAKRTALAKQLQLTETQIKIWFQNRRTKWKRKYTSDVETLASHYYAQLGIGGLARPMVVGDRLWLFSQTPTGPTPIQSIMLNGSGSAAPLAAATGAGPGPSMRSYTANGGMPPLPGPSVMESARNAILARGQPLNFPMPFGVAKPPVGGLPSGSYIPRCKSYAGSYVDFSTPHPQSEAYLQLKYAALPPETETGSTNGLAELERVFGDANANFLQHRSTPVSGSTTSYGHEGLIQAQRSRRPSQSESECSDIDCEQLDEEEEATVVE, via the exons atgAATTCCTCTTCGGCAATGCGTCGGTATCCGCACAGTTTTTCCATTGAACAAATTTTGGCTAAGCCACAAGTTCCCAGTGCGAGTTCCTTTCAACTGATTTCAAGTGGTTCGCCTCAGGGGCAGGACGACGGTGGTCGTGGCAGTATTTGTGATGTTTCCAGAGCTTCAAGTCCAGCCACATCGAGTTGCCAGGAGGATACTCTGGACGACGGCAAAAGTGATATTGAATTGACTTCTGACGACGGCAACG CCCTTGGCGATGATCGTAAAAAACGGCCAAGAACTGCTTTTTCGGCTGCCCAAATAAAGGCTCTGGAAACGGAATTCGAGAGGGGGAAGTACCTGTCGGTGGCCAAAAGAACAGCCTTGGCCAAGCAGCTTCAATTGACGGAAACGCAG ATAAAAATCTGGTTCCAAAACCGACGCACCAAGTGGAAGCGCAAGTACACCTCGGATGTGGAGACACTGGCCTCGCACTACTACGCTCAGCTGGGTATCGGTGGATTGGCCAGGCCCATGGTGGTGGGTGATCGTCTGTGGCTCTTTAGCCAGACGCCCACGGGACCCACGCCCATTCAGTCGATAATGCTGAACGGCAGCGGATCGGCTGCTCCCCTGGCGGCTGCAACCGGCGCTGGGCCGGGTCCATCCATGCGTTCCTATACTGCCAACGGCGGAATGCCACCTTTGCCAGGACCTAGTGTGATGGAGAGTGCTCGAAATGCAATCCTGGCCCGAGGACAGCCACTCAATTTTCCGATGCCCTTTGGAGTGGCCAAGCCACCAGTCGGAGGACTTCCATCTGGCAGCTATATACCGCGTTGCAAGTCCTATGCCGGCAGTTACGTGGACTTCTCCACGCCTCATCCCCAAAGCGAGGCCTACCTGCAGCTCAAGTATGCCGCACTGCCGCCAGAAACGGAAACTGGATCCACGAACGGCTTGGCGGAGCTGGAGCGGGTCTTTGGCGATGCCAACGCGAACTTCCTACAGCACCGGAGCACCCCAGTTTCGGGCAGCACAACATCCTATGGCCACGAGGGCCTAATTCAGGCCCAGAGAAGCCGCAGACCCTCACAGTCGGAGTCCGAGTGCAGCGACATCGACTGTGAGCAGctggacgaggaggaggaggcgacTGTTGTGGAGTAG